The Phalacrocorax carbo chromosome 30, bPhaCar2.1, whole genome shotgun sequence region GACAGtgcttttggaaagaaataacTACGTATTGGCTCTGGAAAAGCGCAGTCCCCCAACATCCTGTAAAACCTCTTCCCCAGCCAGATTTTACAGCATTAATTCCTAGTGCCATCTCCTTATGGCAAGAAGTGCCCAAATTTTCTGGTGACCGAAGCCAAAACTTTAAATCAAGGCTCTAGGAGGGAAAGGCTGGTGTATTAAACTAcatcttttccagctttttcctATCCCCACATCAGAGATGTCAGGGGGAATAAAGAGCCAATATTTATTCACAGATCATTAACCAATCTGTGGCAGAATTTGTGTTTCTAGTAACTAATACCTCAGTACATCTTACATCTATGCGCTGCGTCGTATACAAAGGATTCCCCACAATTGTGTCATATCTTCCTGTCTGGTGTATGACATGATGTAAGGAATCCATCTGGAACGAGAACCCACACAGTGAGAATGATAAGGATGAGAAGTGGAgttaaagaaatgcagcagtACGCAGTAGGGATCTGTAGGGCCAAAAATTCTTAATCGAGGGGCAGGTTTTCTTGCAGGAAAACAAGTTCTCTTCGCAGTTCTTGCTATTAACTGAGCCGCACCCAGCTAGTTCAGAATTGGAGCCTGGGATCATGCCCATCACCTACAGCTTTTCTGACAGAGGAACAGACTTTACGCAGTTCAGATGGATTTAGAAATTCAGCAGAAAGCTTAAAATGGGTTTAACAGTACTGTTAATGACAAATCCTAAGCAAAGTCCTACTTATAGGGAACAAGACTGACTCTAAATTGAGAAAATACTAGTTTgttaatgaaaatttaaaggGGCAGAAGAATAGCAGTAGGTTAATTTAGGAATCAGTTAATTCtgtaagagaaaaatctagTTCCgagagaaaaaacacagttGAGCAGGTTTgtttcttgacttttttttgtgtttgagaaGTTTGACTCTAGTCTTTTCTTGCAGCCTAGCCAGGGCTggccaaagacagaaaaatccaTCCCCATCTGGTATTAAGAGAatctacttgaaaaaaaaaacccaaaacaaaaaccccaaaccaaacaagatTGTCTAATCCAAGCCCGCTGTTCGAAGCGGGATCAGGTGGAGGAGgttgggttttgagtatctccaaggacgGAGACTCTACAatctccctgggcaacctgtccaTACCATAGAAAGGACAGAGAAATGGGATTTTAACATTTATCTCACTCTGAAAgtatggtggtttttttccttactgacCTGCGACTGCACATTGGCTCCCACTGGGGAGCTCTGGTAGGAAGTCAATGACTGCAGATTTATAAACGCTTCTCCGGAATTTGTCATCTTAAAAGAGCCAGAggaagctgaaagaagaaaaaaaagagcaggttttaatgagaaataaaacctgctAAAAATGGTTCTTCAACGAGTATTACTTCATTTAAGTTTAAAAGAAGCCCTACGACGGTTTCAAACATCGGTGTTCCGTGGTACTAATTGTCACGGGAAATAATTAGAGACTTCCAAGTGGACGGACTCTTTGCCAGCACCTTTGCTCACCTGAATTTGGCGTAGAGGGAGAATTTGCCTGGTTGCCTTGAGCCACGACATTAGTCGCATCCACTGCTGTTTTGGCAGCATAGATATTCGCTTCTTCTTGGAACTTCCCCATGTTTTTTTTGTATCTAATTCTTTTGTTACCAAACCAGTTGGAAACCTGGAGAGACATATTGCTGTTAGTGTTTGAtcaaattattacattttctaCTTTATTTGGAAGTTACCTGCAAAGGAGATGTTTTAAACTAGGCTTCGAGCAGAAAATACCTACTACTAAACCCTTCGGAATAACCTAAATGCTATTGGAAGTACCAAAAACTGAAGCCTGTTGCCAActacaagggaaaaaacattgtctgagggggaaaaaaagtcacgTAATTCCAGATAATACGCTCCGTACCTGTGAAACTGTGATGCCACCTTTCTTTGCTAGCTCTTCTTTGGCCTCTTCACTGGGGTAAGGATTACTCAgatgtgaataaaaatattcGTTCAGTACTTCTGTTGCCTGTTTGCTGAAGTTACGTCGTTTACGCCTACAAAAACACCAGTTATTCCTATTTAATGGCGTTATAGGGTAGACCGGCTAGAGTACACCCTTggcttctcttttcctctgaaatacatTTGCTTTGGAGGAGAACGTAAGAATTGAGCAGAATTAAACAGGTGCTGATGTCAAACTACACCCTAGTGGGCAAAACAGGTGGCGAGTTCTTAACGTTTAAACTAGATCGACACTGGGAACGCCGGACTTGTGATTTCTTACGCGATCACCGGCATCGAGCAACGAAAGGCCGGGCCTCAAACGCCTGCTATCGCTTGGTTGCGTTTTCTCGTACCTTGCGTCAAGGAAGCGGGACCGCAGGATCATTACTGCCTCGCACGtgctctgcttcagctgcaTCTGGATGGTGCTGAATTTGCCGTGGATTATGTTCACCATGCGCTCTATTTCTTTTGGCGAAATGGGTCTCGTTCTGCTCTGTTCCCTAAGCAGGTTCATAACGTGGGTGGTGAACTCACTGCAGGCCTGAAAATATACACATTTGTATCGACAAACAATAAAACACCCTGGGATTCGTTTCCCCGACAAGAATATATAGccaaaaaaaaacttcagaggaGTTTCCGTGTTTCAGCTTTACTCTAGTTACTCTTAAAAACCGGCAACAAAGATACACGAAACATTTATTATCTTTAGTTTGATGTCCAGTCCCTCCATCTCCACCTCACTTCCGTAACACTGAGACAAGGTTTCAACTGGATTTGATATCCTCGCGTTCACCTGAATTCATTATACTTCCTGTTCTGTTCTTAAAACcgacaccaaaggaaaaaacgGTTATTTTTAATTGAGATGATAAAAACTCTTCCATGCAGAAAGATCACCTGTTCATATTTCTCTAGCTCAGAGTGGTATATCTGTCGGATCTGTGACAGCTTGGCCCTGTAGTCAGAGTGTTCAATGCTATTGTCATTTGGACAGCCACCTGATGTTGCTGCTACAGCCATCggtcctcctcttcctcttttctcgGGCCCGGAGACACCCTCTGCCAGCAACATGTTATCTAGTCTCATTAGTTGAGCATCTGGGGGATCTTCTTCCTGAATACCGCGAATACTTAACACTAGATAAATATAAAGAGGGAAGCAAAAGATTATTTCCGAAACAGGGAAGAGCATCCACTTCAATTCTGGCAAAGCACTGAAACGCTCGTCAGAGGTTTTAGCAGATCTTGAGCTCAAGGGGAAAATTAAAAGGGAGCGTTTAACGAAGCCACGAGGCAACACGGCAAAAACATTGTTCAGCGCGAGAAACACCAAAATGTAAGGCCAGTTTTCAAAGGGATGCGGGCGATATGACGACTCGGGGCCGTACTAGTTTATACTACgtttagaaattatttattattaatttaacattatttaaatattattatctAGCAGTCTATAAAAATCAGAACGAGGTTCTCCCAGAGCAGATGCCCCTGTACCAGCCCGCTGCCCGGCTCCTTGCACGGCCCTCAGCAGTgttcagacagacagacagactatGGTGGATGGACAAAAGGCCCGAGCCGCTGGCACAACTGCCGTGCCGCTACGTCCAGGGATGGAAATAAACAGCACACTAGTGTGCGATCCCGTCGGAATCCGTGCAGGAGGCGAGAGTTGGGCCTCGGCTGCTTTGTTTGCCAAGGATGCCTCTCTGCtgtacagcagcaggctgcaaACTGATGTCTTAACAGCGctggaattttaaaatcaattaaaatcGATTTTAAATCTACTTAAAAGCCATCAAAACCTGAAAGAACGTGAAAAAATGCACCATAAGATGGTTTCCTTATATTCAACAAACCCAGACTGCAGCAGTCTTCACGCTCCGATTATTCAAGTTTGATTCcaagcaaatttattttaaaaacttaaattcCCTACTTTTTTGACAATTCGTTATGAACTTCCTTTTTCAAAAAGCGTAAGAACTCACAAGATCTTGAATcaatacaaaaaaaacaccaacagcTTTTTggcttttgattttattttaattgctagACAATTTTAGTTGGATGCCCAATTAGTCTTAACCTTGCGAAGGTCCAAAATTCCAACGCCCTTTCCTAAGTTGTACCTGGCAGGTTACTGGGATGGTACGTTCCCTACAAAGACACAGACAAGAGATCTCTCGTTACGCAAAGATTCTAGCGCAAGGGCAGGAGAACAATGTATATATACAGAGACATTAAACACgcatttataataattttcagcattttatagGCAAAAGAATAGCTTATCTAAACGAAAAACTAATAATATTTGAACACACAAGCAGCCTAAACTCATAATCACGTTGCTGAACTTCATATTTCGCAGGCTATACAGAAATGACGACGCGATTCTGAAGAAGAGAGCGCTTTGGGGTGGCTGCG contains the following coding sequences:
- the PBX4 gene encoding pre-B-cell leukemia transcription factor 4 isoform X2; the protein is MEDPSRLLAAAAHGGGGGGGVTLPGGIPPPPPPAAAAGDPVTAPQPGPPPAHHDTGDVLQQIMAITDQSLDEAQARKHALNCHRMKPALFSVLCEIKEKTVLSIRGIQEEDPPDAQLMRLDNMLLAEGVSGPEKRGRGGPMAVAATSGGCPNDNSIEHSDYRAKLSQIRQIYHSELEKYEQACSEFTTHVMNLLREQSRTRPISPKEIERMVNIIHGKFSTIQMQLKQSTCEAVMILRSRFLDARRKRRNFSKQATEVLNEYFYSHLSNPYPSEEAKEELAKKGGITVSQVSNWFGNKRIRYKKNMGKFQEEANIYAAKTAVDATNVVAQGNQANSPSTPNSASSGSFKMTNSGEAFINLQSLTSYQSSPVGANVQSQMDSLHHVIHQTGRYDTIVGNPLYTTQRIDANGSWQDATTPSSITSPAGDPGSVNSDASN
- the PBX4 gene encoding pre-B-cell leukemia transcription factor 4 isoform X1, with amino-acid sequence MEDPSRLLAAAAHGGGGGGGVTLPGGIPPPPPPAAAAGDPVTAPQPGPPPAHHDTGDVLQQIMAITDQSLDEAQARKHALNCHRMKPALFSVLCEIKEKTVLSIRGIQEEDPPDAQLMRLDNMLLAEGVSGPEKRGRGGPMAVAATSGGCPNDNSIEHSDYRAKLSQIRQIYHSELEKYEQACSEFTTHVMNLLREQSRTRPISPKEIERMVNIIHGKFSTIQMQLKQSTCEAVMILRSRFLDARRKRRNFSKQATEVLNEYFYSHLSNPYPSEEAKEELAKKGGITVSQVSNWFGNKRIRYKKNMGKFQEEANIYAAKTAVDATNVVAQGNQANSPSTPNSASSGSFKMTNSGEAFINLQSLTSYQSSPVGANVQSQMDSLHHVIHQTGRYDTIVGNPLYTTQRIDVRCTEANGSWQDATTPSSITSPAGDPGSVNSDASN
- the PBX4 gene encoding pre-B-cell leukemia transcription factor 4 isoform X3 — encoded protein: MKPALFSVLCEIKEKTVLSIRGIQEEDPPDAQLMRLDNMLLAEGVSGPEKRGRGGPMAVAATSGGCPNDNSIEHSDYRAKLSQIRQIYHSELEKYEQACSEFTTHVMNLLREQSRTRPISPKEIERMVNIIHGKFSTIQMQLKQSTCEAVMILRSRFLDARRKRRNFSKQATEVLNEYFYSHLSNPYPSEEAKEELAKKGGITVSQVSNWFGNKRIRYKKNMGKFQEEANIYAAKTAVDATNVVAQGNQANSPSTPNSASSGSFKMTNSGEAFINLQSLTSYQSSPVGANVQSQMDSLHHVIHQTGRYDTIVGNPLYTTQRIDVRCTEANGSWQDATTPSSITSPAGDPGSVNSDASN